A region of Lacinutrix sp. Hel_I_90 DNA encodes the following proteins:
- a CDS encoding SusC/RagA family TonB-linked outer membrane protein: MKTKFSGILTLLLAFVVQLSFAQEKNISGTISDESGLPLPGVNIVVAGTNDGTQTDFDGKYSISANTGEVLTYSYVGYKTANKTVGTENNISFNMELDVEAIDEVVITALGIKRKKDEVTTVYQEVKTEELVKANNPSVVNSLSGKVSGLTITQNSNGVAGGTRIVLRGNRSISGNNQALVVIDGAISDTTFLNALDPNQIDSVNVIKGAAGSALYGSQGSNGVIVVTTKKVTKGEKMTIQVNSSIDFETVAYVPEKQTRYGQGWDLGNGFENVIYENGGWGPEFDGQIVPVGLPQADGTFITAPYESRGSDHIKEFFSTGLTKQNSISISSGNSEGYITLGARNVNTEFVVKGDQRKRNTLTLNAGKTAGNWTVASNIIYTNTSAEFHNGDLYRQLLQSATNIPIQEFANSGNEGHWNAYFTNPYWNLVNQRAKNENNNLSLTGDLGYKINDNISLKLVSNARITDAQNLTFQNEYEEPTEITTNTGATRSLISQFTFQNFRDSQYYTDFFINLDYMLTDDISFAANIGLNNQYFKQSNTIVGGSDLTVPGVYTTANLNNGPDDAVTGDFRSTRSRIGAFANVDFGYKDFFFLNITGRNDWSSTLAKSNQSFFYPSASISFLPTKAFDALKGDVLNYMKLTAAYVKTGNDGGTGAYDIQQFVNPGAAFPIGGQNSFVVDQSITDPLLKPEFFTTFEVGINLGLLKDRLTLDVSYANFTGTDQINLIGASAASGITNASVNIGETKGTSIEVDLGVKVIKTENIKWNVNLGYSTTDNEVVKVSDQATQVALTTGGLAQSYAIEGEAFPVLQTAYYERDPQGRVLIDPTNGDPIQGAGLKIAGRTTAKHIVNLNTSFNYKNWSLQATMDYRTGHVFFADTKSQLTWSGHAVETAQGGRGSFIYPNSAIETSPGVYEANTSVPSAGPNAGAFITFFGNYQGIGENHVLDATAFKVRELSLSYDLNKNYLKNTFISGLRISATARNPFIVLPAENRGYADPESSFTTGNGQGVSGVDTNYPPTKTFGLGLNLTF; this comes from the coding sequence ATGAAAACAAAGTTTAGTGGAATTTTAACGCTATTACTAGCGTTTGTTGTGCAACTATCGTTCGCACAAGAAAAAAATATTTCAGGTACGATTTCCGATGAAAGCGGATTACCCTTACCTGGAGTAAATATTGTTGTAGCAGGTACAAATGACGGTACTCAAACAGATTTTGATGGTAAATACTCAATTTCTGCGAATACTGGTGAAGTACTTACCTACTCATATGTTGGTTACAAAACGGCAAACAAAACTGTAGGAACTGAAAACAATATCAGTTTCAATATGGAGTTGGATGTTGAAGCTATCGACGAAGTAGTAATTACCGCTCTTGGTATTAAGAGAAAGAAAGACGAGGTTACAACAGTTTACCAGGAGGTAAAAACCGAGGAACTTGTTAAAGCAAACAACCCTAGTGTTGTAAACAGTTTATCTGGTAAAGTATCTGGTTTGACTATTACACAAAACTCTAATGGAGTTGCTGGAGGTACTAGAATTGTACTTCGTGGTAACCGTTCTATTTCTGGTAACAACCAGGCTTTAGTGGTTATTGATGGTGCTATTTCTGATACTACTTTCTTAAATGCTTTAGATCCTAACCAAATTGATTCGGTTAACGTTATAAAAGGTGCGGCTGGTTCTGCATTATACGGTTCTCAAGGGTCTAACGGTGTAATTGTTGTTACAACAAAGAAAGTGACTAAAGGAGAAAAGATGACTATTCAAGTAAATAGCTCAATCGATTTTGAAACTGTTGCTTATGTTCCAGAAAAACAAACCAGATATGGTCAAGGTTGGGATTTAGGAAATGGTTTTGAAAATGTTATTTACGAAAACGGTGGATGGGGTCCAGAATTTGATGGACAAATAGTTCCTGTTGGTTTACCTCAAGCAGATGGTACTTTTATTACTGCGCCATACGAGTCTAGAGGTTCTGATCATATTAAAGAATTCTTTAGTACTGGTTTAACAAAGCAAAACTCTATTTCTATTTCTTCTGGAAACAGTGAAGGTTATATCACTTTAGGTGCTAGAAATGTAAATACAGAGTTTGTTGTAAAGGGCGATCAACGTAAACGAAACACCCTAACATTAAATGCTGGTAAAACAGCTGGGAATTGGACTGTTGCTAGTAATATTATTTACACCAACACCTCTGCAGAATTTCACAATGGAGATTTATACAGACAATTACTACAGTCTGCTACGAATATTCCAATTCAGGAATTTGCGAATTCAGGAAATGAAGGTCACTGGAATGCTTACTTTACTAACCCATATTGGAACCTAGTAAATCAAAGAGCTAAAAACGAAAACAATAATTTAAGTTTAACTGGTGATTTAGGGTATAAAATTAATGACAACATCTCTCTTAAGTTAGTAAGTAACGCAAGAATTACAGATGCACAAAATTTGACTTTTCAAAACGAATATGAAGAGCCAACAGAAATCACCACAAATACTGGTGCTACTAGATCTCTTATTTCTCAGTTTACTTTTCAAAATTTTAGAGATAGCCAGTACTACACTGACTTCTTTATTAATTTAGATTACATGTTAACCGACGACATCTCTTTTGCAGCCAATATTGGTTTAAACAATCAATATTTCAAGCAAAGTAATACTATTGTTGGTGGATCAGATTTAACAGTACCAGGTGTTTACACAACTGCTAACTTAAATAATGGCCCTGATGATGCAGTTACTGGAGATTTTAGATCTACTAGATCAAGAATAGGAGCATTTGCCAATGTTGATTTTGGTTACAAAGACTTTTTCTTCTTAAATATTACAGGTAGAAATGACTGGTCTTCAACTTTAGCCAAGTCAAACCAATCTTTCTTCTACCCTAGTGCAAGTATCTCTTTCTTACCTACTAAAGCTTTTGATGCTTTAAAAGGTGATGTATTAAATTATATGAAATTGACTGCGGCATATGTAAAAACTGGTAATGACGGTGGTACTGGCGCTTATGATATACAACAATTTGTTAACCCAGGAGCTGCTTTCCCTATCGGTGGACAAAATTCATTTGTTGTGGATCAATCAATAACTGACCCATTACTTAAGCCAGAATTTTTTACAACATTTGAGGTTGGTATTAACTTAGGTTTATTAAAAGATAGATTAACTCTAGATGTGAGTTATGCTAATTTTACAGGTACAGATCAAATTAACCTTATTGGGGCTTCTGCAGCATCAGGAATTACAAATGCAAGCGTTAATATTGGGGAAACTAAAGGTACTTCGATAGAAGTTGATTTAGGTGTTAAAGTTATTAAAACAGAGAATATTAAATGGAATGTTAACCTAGGGTATTCTACAACGGATAACGAAGTTGTTAAAGTTTCAGATCAAGCAACTCAAGTAGCATTAACTACTGGTGGTTTAGCGCAATCTTATGCTATAGAAGGTGAAGCGTTCCCTGTATTACAAACAGCATATTATGAAAGAGATCCTCAAGGTCGTGTATTAATCGATCCTACAAATGGAGATCCAATTCAGGGTGCTGGTTTAAAAATCGCAGGTAGAACTACAGCTAAGCATATTGTAAACCTAAATACCTCTTTTAACTATAAAAACTGGTCTTTACAAGCGACTATGGATTATAGAACAGGTCATGTATTCTTCGCAGATACTAAATCTCAATTAACTTGGTCTGGTCATGCTGTTGAGACAGCTCAAGGTGGACGTGGATCATTTATTTATCCTAATTCGGCAATAGAAACTTCTCCAGGAGTTTATGAAGCAAATACTTCTGTGCCTTCTGCTGGTCCAAATGCAGGTGCTTTTATTACTTTCTTTGGTAACTACCAAGGTATTGGTGAAAACCATGTTTTAGATGCTACTGCTTTTAAAGTTAGAGAGCTATCTTTAAGTTATGACTTAAACAAAAATTACTTAAAAAACACGTTTATCTCAGGTTTAAGAATTAGTGCTACTGCTAGAAATCCTTTCATTGTATTACCTGCTGAAAACAGAGGGTATGCTGATCCAGAAAGTAGTTTTACTACTGGAAATGGTCAAGGTGTTAGTGGTGTAGATACGAACTATCCTCCGACTAAAACATTTGGTCTAGGATTAAACTTAACTTTTTAA
- a CDS encoding SusD/RagB family nutrient-binding outer membrane lipoprotein, with product MKKYIKTGIALLFVGALFNSCESTLDINESEVGFTTDAVSPDLLLAGAIQAPRTQFEVTTSELGSIFMNQWAGDINNVTGGFQDEFRLNITQNFYGSIWNNLYRGMGTYQTIIDSEGDAYNNHKAIARILKSYYFQYIVDLYGNAPYSQALQGGELLTPAYDDAQAIYRALVADVNIALATLANSSEYLPVGAEDTVFQGNLNGWIEVANTLKLRLLLRQSEMTDADTTTYLATEFASLAGGPFVTANATLNPGYVNENGKLNPFWANYGFDVAGNPTFDRDFIVPSEYFEKFLKGENQTDADFNVGALPGTGVNDTRLVRFFDPASGVPGNGVTGVVQGAENSQAPSQLSEPGPGLLRSFDQDSYIFTASESFFLQAEAIEKGYLTGSAQTMFENGIIASFDLLGATGSATYLTNSANVNRIGWNGSANKIEAIMTQKWIALCGFNAIESFIDYNRTGFPNVPLSVVATKPQLPYRLLYPTSEYSTNSANVPNQPVSNAFSSKIFWDVN from the coding sequence ATGAAAAAATATATTAAAACAGGAATTGCATTGCTTTTTGTTGGAGCTCTTTTCAATTCTTGTGAAAGTACTCTAGACATCAATGAATCTGAAGTAGGTTTTACAACGGACGCTGTAAGTCCAGATTTATTGTTAGCAGGTGCCATTCAGGCACCTAGAACTCAATTTGAAGTTACAACTAGTGAATTAGGTAGTATTTTTATGAACCAGTGGGCTGGTGATATTAATAACGTTACTGGTGGTTTTCAAGATGAATTCAGACTAAACATTACGCAAAATTTCTATGGTTCGATTTGGAATAATCTTTATAGAGGTATGGGAACATACCAAACTATTATCGATTCTGAAGGTGATGCTTACAACAATCACAAAGCAATAGCAAGAATATTAAAATCTTACTATTTCCAGTATATCGTTGATTTATATGGTAATGCACCATATTCTCAAGCCTTACAAGGTGGTGAATTATTAACCCCAGCTTATGACGATGCTCAGGCTATTTACAGAGCACTTGTTGCCGATGTTAATATCGCTTTAGCAACTTTAGCTAATTCTTCAGAATATTTACCTGTAGGCGCTGAAGACACTGTCTTTCAAGGAAATTTAAACGGTTGGATTGAAGTCGCTAATACTTTAAAATTAAGATTATTATTACGTCAGTCTGAAATGACCGATGCTGATACTACAACTTACTTAGCTACGGAATTTGCAAGTTTAGCTGGCGGACCGTTTGTAACTGCGAACGCAACTCTTAATCCAGGTTATGTAAATGAAAATGGAAAATTAAATCCATTCTGGGCGAACTATGGCTTTGATGTTGCTGGAAATCCAACATTTGATCGTGATTTTATTGTCCCTTCAGAATATTTTGAAAAGTTCTTAAAAGGAGAAAATCAAACAGATGCTGATTTTAATGTTGGTGCTTTACCAGGAACAGGCGTTAATGATACAAGATTAGTACGTTTCTTTGATCCTGCATCAGGTGTTCCCGGTAATGGTGTAACAGGAGTTGTTCAAGGTGCTGAAAACAGCCAAGCTCCATCTCAATTATCTGAACCAGGACCAGGATTATTAAGAAGTTTTGATCAAGATAGTTATATCTTCACTGCTTCTGAAAGTTTCTTTTTACAAGCGGAGGCTATAGAAAAAGGATATTTAACTGGAAGTGCTCAAACAATGTTTGAAAATGGTATAATAGCGTCATTTGATCTATTAGGCGCTACAGGTTCTGCAACATACCTTACAAATTCTGCAAATGTTAACAGAATTGGTTGGAATGGATCAGCGAACAAAATTGAAGCCATTATGACTCAAAAGTGGATTGCACTTTGTGGATTTAATGCTATAGAATCGTTTATCGATTATAACAGAACAGGATTTCCTAATGTTCCATTATCGGTTGTAGCTACAAAGCCACAATTGCCTTATAGACTATTATATCCAACATCAGAATATTCAACTAACTCTGCAAACGTGCCTAATCAGCCTGTTTCAAATGCGTTCAGTTCGAAAATTTTCTGGGATGTTAATTAA